The following is a genomic window from Alkaliphilus sp. B6464.
ATAACATTGATCCTTGCCATGTTTTCACCTCCCTCTCCCTTTGGTCAGTAATAAAATATGCAGGCTGTTGATATGTGTGCCAATTATAAAAAAATAATTTTTATATAAAAATATCCTAAAACAAGTCTTGGAGAATTTAATAGAATTATATAAAAATTCTTAATAAGGTAGGTTGCTACCATTATTTTTTACATTTCTTCTCATAGAATCCTCTTATTAAAATACTATTCACAAAAATAGAATAAGAGAATATTATGTACTAGGCAAAAGGCCAACAGAAGCTTATCATCATAAAAATTAATGGGAGGAAATAAAATTGGATAATAGAGAAGTTTTCATAAATAACAAAGATGTTGAGATTATTATTAAGAGCAAAAATGCAGAAGACTGCCATAGTAAATTTGAAAATACTATAGCACATAAAAAACCTGAAAGTAAGACATCTTGCGTTGAAGTTAAAGCTGAAACTCTAGGAGATTGTGACAATAATCCAGTAAGATTAAACCCAATTACAGCAGGTGTTGTAGCAAAAATACCAGTAGTTTTAGCTGAGTTAACAGTTCGGTTCAATGTTAATGCAAAAATTGATCTACCTGAGCCGGCTATTGAAATTAAAAGGATTAAGAAAAAGGTAAAAGTAGTTCAATGTATGCTTATACAAGGTACTGATATTTTATTTATTAAAGGATTTGTTCGTAAAAACATTGAATTTGCTACAAAAGAATGCTCACATCATCACGGAATGTGCGGAGACATTCGTCATTGCACAGTAGATGTTCCTTTTGAATGTACAACTGTTGTTAAATTTAATGGTACACGTCCAGCACCTCTTGTTACTAATACATCAGATGAGTTTGAATTTTTTACATCAAAAGAATTATCAAATGATTTTGCTGAAAAAGATAGACTATTATCAGGAGATCTATCAGAATTTAATCAAATCAGCACAGAATTCTTTAATGAACTAACATTTTGTGAATTAATAAGTGCTAAAGTTGTTGAATTCGATGAGTTTTTACATCGTGAACGTCCAAAGCATGCAGATTTACCTGTAGGAGAAAAACTATTCACAAAAATTGAAGAAAAAATGGTTATAGCTATTACGCTTAAGCTTTTACAAAATAGACAGGTTGCAATTGGTCCAACTCGTAGAGAGTGCCCAACAGAGCAAGAATGTCATAGACCTTGCTAAACATATCAAGAATAATATTTTATCAATAGGGTGTGTAAAACTGCATACCCTATTTTACTCTTATATAGAAAAGAACACTAGATAAAAATATATTGTACTTCCATACTATGTTGCATATAAAAATGTGTGAATGATTTGTTGAAAATATATTAAAGACAGAACAGGATATAGCTTAGGCTTTACCCTGTTTTTTATGCATATTTTTATTTGAAACGAGCTACAGAATTGAGCGTATTCAATTGTGTTATGCATATCTATATGCTATATCTTTTCAAGGATAAATTTACTTAAACCTGATTTTAGGACATTAAAGGCATATTTATAAAAATTAATAAATAAATTAATAAGAAAGTATCACTCAGAAATTGCATCCGTGGATATTCATACATCAATATATTTTAATATTAAATAATGAAGGAGTTGGGAATATGATCAACGTCATTTGGTTCTTGATGATTGCTGTAGGGGTAATTGTGGGCGCTGTTAATGGTAATATTCTTGCCGTAACAGATGCAGCCATTAATAGTGCAAAAACTGCAGTAGAAATCTCTATTGGACTAATAGGTGTAATGGCATTGTGGCTTGGAATAATGAAAATTGCGGAGGAATCAGGTCTGGTTAAATCATTAGCTAAAGCATTAAGATTTATAATGGTTCCGCTTTTCCCAGATGTACCAGAGGATCATCCTGCAATGGGAGCAATGATTATGAATATAGCCGCTAATATATTAGGGCTAGGAAATGCTGCTACACCACTCGGATTAAAAGCGATGCAGGAGCTTCAAGAACTTAATCCCACCGATGATACAGCTACCGATGCAATGGTTACTTTTTTAGCTATTAATACTTCCTCCGTTACACTGATACCTGCATCTGTTATAGCTATTCGTGCAGCAGCAGGATCTGCTAATGCAACAGAAATTATTGGGCCTACTATTGTAGCCACAACTGCTTCTACTGTGGTAGCACTTATAGCAGTAAAGCTACTACAAAAGTTACCAGTTTTTCAAATGAAACTTCAAAATCAAAAACTAAATAATTAGTAGGAGGAGAAAAATGCTAAAGTTTATTCAAATAATTTCTGATTTTGCAATTCCATTTATTTTATTAGCTATACCTGCCTATGGATTTTTTAAGAAGATAAAGGTATATGAAGTATTTACCGATGGAGCTAAAGAAGGCTTTCAAACTGCTGTTAGAATAATTCCATATTTAGTTGCAATGCTGGTAGCTATTGGGGTTTTTAGAGCATCAGGGGCTATGGATATACTTACATCAATATTAAAGCCAGTTACAGAATTAATTGGTATGCCATCGGAAACACTACCTATGGCATTCATGAGACCACTGTCAGGAGGTGGGGCTACTGGTATAATGACTGATTTAATTACAACACATGGACCAGATTCTTTAATAGGTCGCATAGCTTCTGTTATGATGGGATCTACAGAAACAACATTTTATGTAATAGCAGTTTATTTCGGAGCTGTATCTATTAAAAAAACAAGACATGCATTACCAGCAGGGTTAATAGCGGACGTTGTAGGATTATTGACAGCGGTAATTATAACTACATTAATATTTTGAAATTATTAGGAAAAAGGGGTTTTGAATCCCTTTTTTAATATATTAAAAGAAAATTAGCCTTAATATTGATAATAATGCTTATTTACCTATAGATATTACTTTTATAGATGAAAATAGCAAATATATGGGAACTGTGGAAGTTACACAAAACATTAAGCCTATACAGGGTATTACTGGAGAGAAGAGATTGCTTTCAGATATAGAATAGAAAAAAGGACTTGCAATTTAACTGCAAGCCCTTAATTTTTATTTTTTGGTCTTTAAATAGAAATAGAAAGGTAAGCCTAATAGCGCAATACCAATTCCTATAAGAGAATTTACTGGTGAACTTATTAATGTGCTATATAATATATAAGATCCTCCCAAAATACCTATTAAAGGAACTATAGGAAAAAGAGGAACCTTATAGCCTGCATTTGGAATATTTTTTCTTCTTCTTAATATAAATATACCGCATACAGTCATTACAAAGAATATCCATAATATAAAAATAGTTAAATCCGTTAGTGTGTTAAATGAACCAGATAATATATATAATACAGCTAAAAATGATATAGTAATTAATGAATTAGCTGGTGTATTTAATTTAGGATGGATTTGTTTTAAAAAATTAGAAAAAGGTAATTGTCCTCTTTCTCCCATAGCCAAAGGAACCCTTGCACCGGTTAATATATATCCATTTAATGCTCCAAATACAGAAACTAATATTCCTATAGTTACGAATGTAGCACCACCTTGTCCAAAAAGTATAGTAGCGGCATCGGAGGCTGGTTTTGAAGATTGGATAATTTCATCCATAGGCAAAACTTTCAAAAGGGCTAAATTAAATATTACATAAATTCCTATTACGGAAGATACTCCTAAAATAATTGCTCTAGGAAGTTCCTTGCTTGGATTTTTCAGCTCACCAGCTATAGTTGTTACACCAGCCCATCCGTCGTATGCCCATAATGTACCAAGTAAAGCTGCACCAAAACCTAGACTAGGAGCTGTAGTAGTACCTATAAAGCTAAAGTCATTGGCTGTTCCTTTTATTAGTCCAAATACAATAATAACAACAAGAGGAATAAGTTTGCCTATAGTTGAAATAAGCTGTATCATCCCACCAAATTTAGTGGCAATAACATTCATAATTACAACGAATATTAAAATAAATATTGCTAGTAGTTTTTGCTGTATATCAGTTAAAGGAACAAAAAACGTTGTAAATGTTGAGAAGGCTATGGCGAGTGCTGCGGCTGAGGCTGGGTAGGCTATTATAGTTTGTACCCAGCCTAAGAGAAATGCCCAAACATCCCCATATAATACTTTTAAATAAGTATATATTCCTCCGGTTTCAGGAATGGCGGAAGAAATTTCAGCTATTGTTAAAGCTGATGTTAGTGTAATAATACCTCCTACAAACCAAGCGATAACGCCAAGATAAGGTGATCCTGCATTCTGAAATACAGACCCTGTTTTTAGGAAAATACCAGAACCTATTATGACTCCTACAACAATAGAGATAGCTTGTGAAAATGTGATTGATTTTTTCAAGTTTTGCTGAGACAAATACTTCTCCTCCTTGTTTGGAAATTCTTCATTTAGTGATAAACTAAGGCTCAGTTTAGAGGGAGTTAAAATTAATACTGAACGCAAGTCGTGTTATCCAGGTACTATGTAATTCTAAATGTTTACTTATAATAGGTGAAGGTTTAGAATTACAGGTCAATGGGCAAATAAGTAAGAATATTACTATTATTATCTGTAATACAAGTTAAAATTATAACATTTGCTAATTTATTAAGCAATATATAATAAGGACCATTTTTGTAGATGAGTTATATAGAATTTAGAAAATATCAACAGAAATTATTAATAATAGTATTATTTTGCAAGTTTTATTTGAAAGTATGCAATAATTGTAGCTTTAGTGAAGCTAATAGAGAAAAAGATAGACTACATCAGTAAAATGGGATTATGGTCAAGATTACAGCTTATTATTAAAAACTAGAAGATTTACAACTATATTGGTGAAGAATATAATATATATAATTAAGATGAACTATGCTAGTTAACAATTAACAAAGCTTGAAATAGTAAATGTCCTTTGAGAGGTAGGATGAATTAAATGAAAAGTCTAGTGTATATGGGCTTAGATGTGGGATCAACGACTGTTAAATTAGTTATTTTAGATAAGAACTATAAAATTATATATAGCCGGTATGAAAGACACTTTGCTGACATTAAAAAGACAATACAGCAACTTATAAATGATGCCTACATTAATTTAAAAGACCGAGATGTAGTTATAATGACAACTGGATCTGGTGGATTGGCTGTTTCTAAATGGCTTGATATTTCCTTTATTCAAGAGGTAATTTCCAGCACAAAAGCAATAGAGCGGTTTTGTCCACAGACAGATATTGTAATAGAACTAGGTGGAGAAGATGCAAAGATCACCTATTTAGCAGGGCAAATTGAACAAAGAATGAATGGAACATGTGCAGGTGGAACTGGAGCCTTTATAGATCAGATGGCGGCCCTGCTTCATACCGATGCTATGGGTCTAAATGAATTAGCAAAAAAACACAATACGATATATCCTATTGCTTCTAGATGTGGGGTTTTTGCTAAAACTGATGTACAACCTCTATTGAATGAGGGTGCGGCAAAGGAAGATATTGCAGCATCAGTTCTTCAAGCAGTTGTAAATCAGACTATAGGGGGGCTTGCATGTGGAAAGCCTATTAAAGGAAATGTAGCCTTTTTAGGGGGACCTTTATACTTTTTATCAGAACTTAGGAAGCGATTTATAGAGACCTTACAGTTAAATGAAAAGGAAATAGTATTTCCGAAGGATTCTCAGCTTTTTGTAGCCATAGGTGCAGCACTAGCTTCAAAGGAAGAAAAGAGAATTTCATTTCATAATTTAATTGAAAGAGTCAGCTTATTAGAACATGAAATAAGTAATGAAGTTGGTACATTAAGACCACTATTTCAGAATGAAGATGAGCTTATAGAGTTCAAAAATAGACATAGTAATAATGTGGTAAAAAGAAATAATTTAGAAGAGTACAAAGGAAAGTGTTATTTAGGAATAGATGCAGGCTCAACTACTACAAAACTAGCATTAATTGGTGAGGACGGATCTTTATTATATTCTCACTATGGGAGTAATGGAGGAAGTCCATTTAGATCTACTGTAGATGTACTAAAACATCTTTATAATAGATTACCTGAGCAAGCTCAAATAGTTTACTCTGCAGTAACAGGGTATGGAGAAGCTTTGTTAAAGGCGGCTTTATCAATCGATATTGGAGAGATTGAAACGGTGGCCCACTACAAGGCATCGGAGTTTTTCTTGCCTGGGGTAGAGTTTATTTTAGATATCGGTGGCCAAGATATGAAGTCTATGAGGGTCAAGGATGGGATTATAGATAATATAATGCTAAATGAAGCATGTTCATCTGGATGTGGATCATTTTTAGAAACCTTTGCTCATTCAATGAATTTAAAAATTAGTGAGTTTGCGGAGATTTCATTAAAATCAAAGGCGCCAGTTGACTTAGGCACAAGGTGTACCGTATTTATGAACTCAAGTGTTAAGCAGGCTCAAAAGGAAGGGGCTACCATATCAGATATTGCAGCAGGACTTTCCTATTCTGTAATAAAAAATGCCCTATTTAAAGTAATTAAGATTAGAGATCCTAAAGAGCTTGGGAAAAAGATTATTGTACAAGGAGGAACCTTCCATAATGATGGGGTCCTAAGAGCTTTTGAGTTAGTATCTGGTAGAGAGGTTGTAAGACCTGATATTGCAGGAATTATGGGAGCCTTTGGAGCGGCTTTAATCGCTAGGGAGAGGTATGTTGAGGGAGTTAAAACCAGCCTTCTTAATGAAGAAGACCTGAGAGTTTTTAATATGGAAACCAGTACTAGTAGATGCGGGTTGTGTG
Proteins encoded in this region:
- a CDS encoding CsxC family protein, with amino-acid sequence MDNREVFINNKDVEIIIKSKNAEDCHSKFENTIAHKKPESKTSCVEVKAETLGDCDNNPVRLNPITAGVVAKIPVVLAELTVRFNVNAKIDLPEPAIEIKRIKKKVKVVQCMLIQGTDILFIKGFVRKNIEFATKECSHHHGMCGDIRHCTVDVPFECTTVVKFNGTRPAPLVTNTSDEFEFFTSKELSNDFAEKDRLLSGDLSEFNQISTEFFNELTFCELISAKVVEFDEFLHRERPKHADLPVGEKLFTKIEEKMVIAITLKLLQNRQVAIGPTRRECPTEQECHRPC
- a CDS encoding nucleoside recognition domain-containing protein gives rise to the protein MINVIWFLMIAVGVIVGAVNGNILAVTDAAINSAKTAVEISIGLIGVMALWLGIMKIAEESGLVKSLAKALRFIMVPLFPDVPEDHPAMGAMIMNIAANILGLGNAATPLGLKAMQELQELNPTDDTATDAMVTFLAINTSSVTLIPASVIAIRAAAGSANATEIIGPTIVATTASTVVALIAVKLLQKLPVFQMKLQNQKLNN
- a CDS encoding spore maturation protein, producing the protein MLKFIQIISDFAIPFILLAIPAYGFFKKIKVYEVFTDGAKEGFQTAVRIIPYLVAMLVAIGVFRASGAMDILTSILKPVTELIGMPSETLPMAFMRPLSGGGATGIMTDLITTHGPDSLIGRIASVMMGSTETTFYVIAVYFGAVSIKKTRHALPAGLIADVVGLLTAVIITTLIF
- a CDS encoding APC family permease, whose protein sequence is MSQQNLKKSITFSQAISIVVGVIIGSGIFLKTGSVFQNAGSPYLGVIAWFVGGIITLTSALTIAEISSAIPETGGIYTYLKVLYGDVWAFLLGWVQTIIAYPASAAALAIAFSTFTTFFVPLTDIQQKLLAIFILIFVVIMNVIATKFGGMIQLISTIGKLIPLVVIIVFGLIKGTANDFSFIGTTTAPSLGFGAALLGTLWAYDGWAGVTTIAGELKNPSKELPRAIILGVSSVIGIYVIFNLALLKVLPMDEIIQSSKPASDAATILFGQGGATFVTIGILVSVFGALNGYILTGARVPLAMGERGQLPFSNFLKQIHPKLNTPANSLITISFLAVLYILSGSFNTLTDLTIFILWIFFVMTVCGIFILRRRKNIPNAGYKVPLFPIVPLIGILGGSYILYSTLISSPVNSLIGIGIALLGLPFYFYLKTKK